The DNA segment TCGTCGGCGTCGGCAGCGTCGGCACCCGCTGCTACATCCTGCTGCTGGTCGGCCGGGACGACGACGACCCGCTCTTCCTGCAGGTCAAGGAGGCCGCGCCGTCGGTGCTGGAGCGCGGCCTCGGACCCAGCGCGTACCGCAACCACGGGCAGCGGGTGGTCGTCGGTCAGCGGCTGATGCAGGCGGCGACCGACATCTTCCTCGGCTGGCAGCGGATCACCGGCCTGGACGGGGTGACCCGCGACTACTACGTGCGCCAGTTCCACGACTGGAAGGGCAGTGCCGACGTCGACAGCATGCGGGTGGCCGGGGCGACCCTGTACGCCCGCATCTGCGGCGCCACCCTCGGCCGAGCCCACGCCCGGTGGGGGGATCGCATCGCGATCGCCGCCTACCTGGGCAAGGGGCCGGCGTTCGACCGGGCCGTCGCGCAGTTCGCCACGGCCTACGCCGACCAGAACGAGCGCGACCACGCCGCGTTCGCGGCCGCGGTCGCCGCCGGCCGGATCGAGGCCCGGACCGGCACGTAGGGCCCGGTCCGGGCCCTACGTGCCTTCCTCACATGTCGCGGTAGCGGACCGCCTCGGCCAGCGCCTCCGTCAGCGCCTGGCGGCCCACCGGGCGGCCGGGGCCGTTGGGGGCGTCAGGGCCGGGAGCCGCGTAGATCATCACGTAGGCGGCGGTGTCGCGCTGGAAGCGCCAGCCCTCCGCGAGCGGGCCGACGTCGTGGGAGTCGTAGCCGATGGCGTCGAGGAACTCCGCGACCGTCGCCTTGGCCGCCGCGTCGTCGCCGGCGATCGGGAGGGCCGAGCGCTCGGGGTCGCCTGCCGGGCGGTGCAGGGTGCCGAGCTGGTCGACGTAGATGCTGTTGAACGTCTTGACCACGTGCGACTCCGGCAGGTGCGCCTGCAGGAGCTCGCTGGTGGTGGTCGACTCGTCGTCGAGCTCGGCGATCCGCCCGTCGCGGTCGGGGTAGTAGTTGTTGGTGTCGATCACGACCTTGCCGCGCAGCGGCTCGACCGGCACCTCCCGGTAGTTCTTCAGCGGCACGGTGACCACCACGAGGTCGCCGGCCTCGGCGGCGTCGAAGGCGGTGGCCGCCCGGGCCCGCGGGCCGAGCTCGGCCACGAGGTCGGCGAGGGTCTCCGGGCCACGGCTGTTGCTGACCACCACGTCGTAGCCGGCGGCGACCGCCAGCCGTGCCACGGTGCTGCCGATGTTCCCGCTGCCGATGAGTCCGATCGTCGTCATGTCGGGCGCAAGGCCGGCAGCGGCAGCGGCATTCCCGCCGGTCAGAGCTCGGCGCGCACGATCGCCGCGGCCTGGGCGAGGGAGCGCATCTTGCCCGCCGCCGACGCCCGCGGCAGGTACTTCAGCCCGCAGTCGCTGGACAGCACCAGCCGGTCGACGTCGACGTGGTCCAGCGCCCGCCGCACCCGGTCGGCGACGACCTCGGGCGTCTCCACCTCCGGCGTCGACAGGTCCAGCACGCCGAGCGCGACGCCCGTCCCGCGCAGCGGCCGCAGCGTGGCCGGGTCCAGGTGAGACTGCGCCGTCTCCACCGAGATTGCCGCGGCCGGGACGTCGGCCAGCTCCGGCAGCACCGAGTAGCCCTCCGGCCGCTCGGCGACCATCGCCGCGTAGCCGAAGCAGACGTGCACGTGCACCGGTCCGGGGGCGTCGGCGAGGGCCCGGGTGAGGACCTCCACGCCGTAGCGCCGGGCCACCTCCGGCCGGGCCTGCAGCCACGGCTCGTCCAGCTGCACGATGTCCGCGCCGGCGGCGAACAGGTCGGCGATCTCGGCCCGGACGACGTCGGCGTAGGCCAGCGCCAGGAGGCGGTCGTCGCCGTAGTGGTCGTCCTGCGCCTGCTGGGTCATCGTGAACGGCCCGGGGACGGTCATCTTGACCGCCCGGTCGGTGTGCGCCCGCAGGAACCGCACGTCCTCGACCTGCACCGGCTCCGGACGGCGGATCTCCCCGGTCACCCGCGGCACGGGGATGTCCATCCCGGAGCGGTTGCGCACGGTGCCGGGGGAGTCGAGGTCCAGGCCCTCCAGCCGGGTGGCGAAGTGGTTGGAGTAGGACTCCCGGCGGATCTCGCCGTCGCCGACGATGTCCAGCCCGGCCAGCTCCTGCGCCCGGACGGCGGCCAGGGTGGCGTCGTCCTGGGCCTCCTGCAGGTGCTCCGGCGGGATCCGCCAGAGCTCGCGGGCCCGCACCCGCGGCGGGAACTGGTGCCCGAGCCGGTCGCGGTCGATCAGCCAGTCCGGCTGGGGCAGGCTGCCGACGACGGTCGTGGGCAACGGGGGGAGCGGGAGCGCCATGGGCCCATCCTGCCGGTGCGGCCGCACGGTCGTTCAGGCGGCGAGCAGCCGGTGGACGAGCCGGATCGCGATGGAGCCCTCGCCGACGGCGGACGCGACCCGCTTCACCGACCCGTGCCGGACGTCGCCGACCGCGAGCACCCCGGCCAGGCTGGTCTCGAGCGCCAGCGGGGGCCGGCCCAGCGCGTCCAGGCCCCGCGCGCTCAGGTCGGCGCCGGTGAGGACGAAGCCGTCCGGGTCGCGCTCCACCGTCGGGGGCAGCCACTCGGTGTGCGGCTGCGCGCCGATCATGAGGAACAGCGCGGCCGCGGCCACCGTCTCCTCCTCGCCGGTGGTCCGGGAGCGCAGCACCAGGTGGTCGAGCCGGCAGTCACCCCCGCCGCCGACGACCTCCGTGCCGGTGCGCACCGCGACGTTGGGGGTCGCCCGGATCTGCTGCACGAGGTAGTGCGACATCCCCGCCTCCAGGCTCGTGCCCCGGACGACGAGCGTGGCCCGCCGGGCGTACCGGGCCAGGTGCAGCACCGCCTGGCCGGCGGAGTTCGCGCCGCCGACCACGTAGACGTCCTCGTCGGCCACCAGCGGTGCCTCCGAGGCGGCGGCGCCGTACACGACCCCGGACCCGCGCAGCGCCTCGAGGGAGGGGACGTCGAGCCGGCGGTAGCTCGCCCCCGTGGCCAGCACCACGGCACCGGCGACCACGACCCCGCCGGTGGCCAGGGAGACCACGACGCCGTCCGGCTCCCGCGCCAGCGAGGTCACCTGCTGCATGAGGGCGAAGCGCGTGCCGAACACCCAGGCCTGCTCGTAGGCACGCCGGGCCAGCTCACCGCCGCTGACGCCCCGGGGGAAGCCCAGGTAGTTGCGGATCGAGGAGCTCGTCGTGGCCTGCCCGCCGATGCCACCGGAGTCGATCATCAGGGTGCGCAGCCCCTCGGACGCGCCGTAGACCGACGCCGACAGCCCGGCCGGTCCGCCGCCGACGACGACGAGGTCGTACTCGTCGCGGTCGGGGGCGACCGCGGTTCCCGAGGCCCGCGCGATGTCGATGTCGCTGGGGTCCTCGAGCACGTGGCCGTTCGGCATGACCATCAGCGGGAACCGCAGGCGCGCCCCGCCGAGCAGCGCGCGGCCCTCGGCGGAGTCGGCGAGCAGGAAACGGTGCGGGAGGGCGCACCGCTCGAGCACCGCACGCAGCTCGTAGGCCCGGCCCGACCAGCTCTCCCCGACCACGTGGACGGCGTGCGGCGTGCGGTGCCCCGACTCGGCCCAGCGCAGCAGGAAGCTGGTCACCGCCTGGTGGAAGTACTCGTCCGGCGGTCCGCCCGGCCGGACGACGTAGTGGTCCATCCGCCCGCGGGAGATCGCCTCGAAGATCGCGTCGCCGCTGGCGGGGTCCCCGACCCGGCCCCACGCCACCAGCAGCACCCGCTCGGCCTGCGGGAACGTGCGAGGCACCTGCGCCAGCAGCGCGGTGCCGGGCCGGCCGTCGAGCTCCTCGCCGGCGAGCACCAGGGCGACCTCGTCGCCGGCCGCGGCCAGCCGGTCGAGCGTGGCGAGGGCGTCGTCCGCCGAGCTCAGGCAGCAGATGCGGTAGTCCGCCGCGTACCGGTTGCGCAGCTCCCGCTCGACGTCCCGGAGCAGGTCCGGGTGGTCGTCGACCGCGACGAGCACAGGCGTGCTCACGCCCACCGGCCCGGTCGTCGGGCAGTCGCGGCCCACACGGCGGCGAGCGTACGAGCGCGGGGCCCGGGCCACCAGGGGTGTCGGCGCACCGGACCCCCTGGACACCGGCGGGGCGCCTCCCTAGCGTTCGCCGGACAGGTCGCCACGGGGGCCGGTCCGCGGTCCGCGGGCCGGACGGCCCGATCCGGACGGACGGCCGACCATGTCCCTGTCGTTCCTGTGCCCGCACGGCCCGCGGAGCCCGCGGTGAACGCGGCGCTGGACCGGCTGGGCCGGTGGTGCGCCCACCGGCACTGGGCGGTGCTGGCGGTGTGGGTGCTGGTGCTGGCCGCGGTGGTGCTCGCCTCGCGGGCCTGGGCGGGGGAGTTCGCCAACGACTACTCGGTGCCCGGCAGCGAGTCCGCCGAGGGCCTGGCGGTGCTGGAGGAGCAGTTCCCCCAGGCGGGCGGCTACGCCGGGCAGATCGTCTTCGCCGCCTCCGGGGACGGGGCGGTCGCCGACCAGCAGGCCGCCGTCTCCGGCGCGATGACCGCGGTCGGCGCCCTGCCCGACGTCCTCACGGCGACCGACCCCTTCGCCGTCCCGAGCTCGCCGCTGGTCTCCGCCGACGGCACCGTGGCCTACGGCCCGGTGTCCTGGAGCGTCGTCCCCGGCTCGCTGGACGAGGCCTACCTCGACCAGCTGGACGACGCCGTCGCGCCCGCCCGCGCCGCCGGGCTCGAGGTCGAGTACGGCGGCGGCGCGGGGAAGATCGGCCACGTCACCGACGACCGGGACTCCGAGGCCATCGGCCTGGGCATCGCCCTGGTGCTGCTGCTGGTCATGTTCGGCTCGGTCGTGGCCGCCCTGCTGCCGCTGGTGTCCGCGGTGGCCAGCGTGCTCGCCGGCCTGTCGCTCGTCGGGCTGCTGGCGGCGCTGTGGACCTTCCCGGACACCGCGCCGACCGTGGCCACCCTGCTGGGCCTGGGCGTCGCGGTCGACTACGGGCTGTTCCTGGTCGCCCGGCACCGAGACCAGCTCGACCACGGCGCCGACGTGGTCACCTCGGCCGGCCGGGCCAACGCGACCTCCGGGGCGGCGATCGTGATCGCCGGCAGCACGGTGGTCGTCGCCATCCTCGGGCTCTACGTCGCCGGGGTGCCGTTCGTCGGCGCGATGGGGCTGGCGGCGGCGGTCGTGGTGGCCGTCGCGATGCTGGCCGCGCTCACCCTGGTGCCCGCGCTGCTGGGCCTGGCCGGACCCCGGGTGCTGGCCCGCCGCGACCGGCGGGCCCGGCAGGCCGCGGTCGCCGCCGACGACGACCCGGCGACCACCGCCGCCCGGCTCGCCGACCTCGCCGCGCGCAGCGACGAGGCCCACGAGCGCAGCGCCTTCGCCCGCTGGGGCCGCCGGGTGAGCGACCGGCCGCTGCCCTGGGCGCTGCTGTCGACCGCGGTGCTGGTGGTGCTGGCGATCCCGGTCCTCTCCCTGCAGCTCGGCCAGGTCGACGCCGGCACCGACCCGACCACGGAGACCGACCGGCGGGCCTACGACCTGCTCGCCGAGGGCTTCGGACCGGGCATCAACGGTCCGCTCTCCGTCGTCGTCGTGGTGCCCGACGGGACCTCGCCGGACGACGCGACGACGCTGCTGACGAACACCGCGACCACGCTCGGGCAGACCCCGGGGGTGGCCTCGGTCGGTGCGCCGAACGTGGACCAGGCCGGGGACACCGCCGTCCTGACCGTCGTCCCGACGACGTCACCGCAGGACCAGGCGACCACCGAGCTGGTGCAGCGGTTGCGGTCCGACGTGCTGCCGGGGGTCCCGGCGGACACCTTCGTGGTGGGGACGACGGCCGGGTACGTCGACTTCACCGACAAGATCGCCGCCCGGATGCCGTGGCTGATCCTCACCGTCGTCGCGTTGTCGTTCGTGCTGCTCACGGTGGCCTTCCGGTCGGTGGTGATCGCCACCAAGGCCGCGGTGCTCAACCTGCTGTCGGTGGGCGCGGCCTACGGCGTCGTGGTCGCCGTCTTCCAGTGGGGCTGGGGTTCGTCGTGGATCGGGATCGAGGAGGACCTGCCCATCCCCGCGTTCGTGCCGATGCTGATGTTCGCCATCGTGTTCGGGCTGTCGATGGACTACGAGGTCTTCCTGCTGTCCCGGGTGCACGAGGCGTGGTCGGCGACCCGGGACGCGCACCGCAGCGTCGCCATCGGCATCGGCGGCACGGCCCGGGTGATCACCACCGCGGCCGCGGTCATGGTCGTGGTCTTCAGCAGCTTCGTGCTCGACCCCGACCCGACGGTGAAGATGCTGGCCGTCGGGATGGCCGCCGCGGTGCTCATCGACGCCAGCGTGATCCGGATGGTGCTGGTGCCGGCGGTGATGTCGCTGCTCGGCGCCCGCGCCTGGTGGATGCCCCGGTGGCTGGAGCGGGTGGTGCCCGACGTCGACATCGAGGGCAGCGCGCACCTGGCCCGAGTCGCCGACCTGGTGCCCGCGCCCCGGGCGGGCGAGGAGGCGGTCACCCCCGCCGAGCAGCGGGGTCCGGCCGGCTGAGCCCGGGGCCGGTCAGGGCAGGTGGCCGTCCGGCGCCGTCGCGGGGCCCCGGGTGTGCGGCGGCCGGTGCCCGGCGACGTGGCCCGGGTGCAGGCCCGCGGCGTTGGCTGCCCGCTGCGCCGGGGTGATCCGCGGCAGCTCGCTGGTCAGCCAGCGCACCGGGCGGCGCTGCGCCGGGCGCCGGGCGGCCAGGAAGTCCAGCGCGATCGCCGCCGTCCAGGACTGGTCGCGGCTGCCCAGCGTCTCGCCGGTCATCGGCTGGTAGTACTCGGCGAAGTCGCAGTCGACGAGCTGGGACAACCCGGCCAGCCGCAGCTGGTTGGCCGCCTCCTGCTCACCGGACCGGTTCAGCGCCCAGGCCATCAGCCAGTTGAGCACCGGCCACTGCGGGCCGCGCCAGTACTTCTCCCCGCGGAACGCCGGCGAGGCCGGCGACACCGAGGGCACCACCGGCCAGCGCAGCCGCGAGTGCCCGCACCAGCGGGGGCCCAGCAGCAGGTCGCGCTGCCGCCGGGTCAGGGCGTCGTCCCCACCGCACAGCAGCGGGGCGAAGCCGGCCGCGCTCTCCACGTCCAGCCACCCGCCGGTGCGCAGGTCGAGGTCGCGGGCCAGCCCGGTGGCCGGGTCGACCGAGCGCAGCACCCCGGTGCGGAACCGGCGGGCGATGGCCCGCGACTGCTCCACCCCGCCGGCCGCGCCCTGGCCGATGCCCAGCTCCTCGCCCATGTCGGCGAGCAGGTCGCTGGCCGCGGCCAGCAGCGCCGACACCAGCACGTCGCCGACGACGAAGTCCCCGGTCGAGCGGTAGACGGCGTCGTCGTAGCGGGAGCGCACCTTCTGCTCGAGCAGCCAGAGGTAGCGGGCGTACTCGGCGTCGGTGGGCCGCTGCGAGGGGTCGGTGACGTGCGCCAGGTCGGCGCGGACGAACGGCGGCATGTCCGGCTGCGGGTGCACGTTGGCGTACGGGGCGTCCCAGCGCGGTGAGTCGTCCATGCCGGACTCCCAGCCGTGGTGGATCTCGACCAGGCCGTAGGAGTACGGGTCGCGGGCGGTCGCCAGGTAGGAGTGCCAGGCCAGCCACTGGTCGAAGGTCTCCCGCACGAAGTCCTCGGCCAGCTCCTGGTCCGCCCCGCCCCGGCGGCGGGCGTCGTGCAGGATCCGGGAGAGCGCGATGACGTGGATCGGCGGCTGGCAGATGCCCGAGGTGAGCACCCCGGCCGGGCGGGCGGCGGCGACCTGGGTGCGCCAGCGGTCGGGTCCGGGGAAGTAGTCGCTGGGCTGGTGGAACAGGATGTGCGGGATCATCCCGGTCGCCCACTGGCCCGACAGCAGGCTGCGCAGCTCGGCGAGCGCCCGCGGCACCGACACCGTGGCGATGCCGAGCGCCACGAAGCCGGCGTCCCAGCTCCACATGTGCGGGTAGAGGGTCGGTGAGGCCACGGTGAACGCGCCCCGGTCGTTGGCCCGGAGGACGTAGCCGGCCCGGCCGGACATCAGCCCGATCTCCACGGCGCTGGGTTGGGACACGGTCATCTGCGGGTCAGCTCCTCTCGCCGTCCCTGCATCCTCACCCCGCCGCCGGTGCTCCGGCGGGTAGTTCACCCAATCGTCACGGAGCGCTCGTTGACGCCACCTCGGCGCGCTCCTCGGAGCCCCGCCACCACGGCGCCTGGGCCAGCAGGTACAGCGCGACGCCGACCAGCAGCATCAGCCCGGCGCGCAGCCAGGTGGTGCCGTCCTGCTGCCACAGCAGCAGCAGGCAGGAGGCGATGGCCAGCACCGGCAGCACGACCGGTGCGGTGAAGTGCTCGGCCTCGACCCGGTCCCGGCGCAGCACGAGCACCGACACGTTCGTGCTCAGGAAGACCAGCAGGAGCAGCAGGACGACGATGTTGGCCAGCTCGCCGAGGTCCCCGACCAGGGTGAGCGCCATGGCGACGGCGGTGGTCAGCACGATCGCCACCCAGGGCGTGCGCCGGCCCGGCAGCACCGCGCCCAGCGCCGGGGGCAGCAGCCGCTGCCCGGCCAGGCCGAACACCATCCGGCTGGCCATGATCATGGTCAGCAGCGCGCCGTTGGCGACGGCGATCAGGGCGATGGCGCTGAACAGCCGGTCCGGGACGGCGATGCCGGTGGCCTGCACGACGGTGAGCAGCGGGCCGGTGGAGGAGGACAGCTCGCCGGCCGGCAGGACGATCGAGGCGACCAGCCCGACCAGCACGTAGACCACGCCGGCCGTCAGCAGCGCCCCGAACAGCGCCCGCGGGTAGACCCGGCGCACGTCGCGCACCTCCTCGGCGATGTTGGCCGAGGTCTCGAACCCGACGAAGGAGTAGTAGGCGAGCACCGCGGCGGCCAGCACCGCCGACCCGGCCGACACCCCGTCCGGGAACTCCACGACCCGGCTGACGTCGCCGTCGCCCCGGCCGAGCACGATCGCGCCGAGCACCACGACCAGCAGCAGCCCGGACACCTCGATCACGGTCATCACCACGTTGGCCCGCACCGACTCCTTGATCCCGCGGGCGTTGACCAGGGCCACCACCAGCAGGAAGACCAGGGCCGCCGGGACGGCGGGCACGTCGAGGAAGACCGACAGGTAGTCGCCGGCGAACGCCAGGGCCAGCCCGGCCGCGCTGGTGACGCCGGCGGCGAGCATGCAGAAGCCGACCAGGAAGGACACCACCGGCCGGCCGAAGGCGCGCTCGGCGAACACCGCCGACCCGCCCGCCCGCGGGTACTTGGTGACCAGCTCGGCGTAGGAGGCGGCGGTCAGCAGCGCCAGCAGCAGCGCGGCCAGCATGGGGACCCAGATCGCGCCGCCCACCTCGCCGGCGATCTCGCCGACCAGGGCGTAGATGCCGGCCCCCAGCACGTCGCCCAGCACGAAGACGTAGAGCAGCTTCCCGCTCACCGCCCGGCGCAGGGCGGTGTCCTCGGAGTCGGGCGGCGCGGGGGAGGGGACGTCGGACTTCTGCACCGGCCGAGTCTCGGTGGGCCGCCCGGCCAGGGCAAACCGGGGGACCCGCGGACTCAGTTCAGCTCGGGCGCCCGGTGGGCCTTGACGACGACGAGCACGTCGCCGCTCTGCAGGGTGCCGATCAGCGGGTCGTCGAAGCGCAGGTGGCGGCCGCCGCGCTCGACCGACAGCACGACGTCGCGCAGCTGCCGGGCACCCAGGCCGACCTCCGAGGGGGTGACCGTGCGCTGCTGCAGGTCCAGGCCCCGGCCGGCGGTCA comes from the Modestobacter italicus genome and includes:
- a CDS encoding FAD-dependent oxidoreductase; its protein translation is MSTPVLVAVDDHPDLLRDVERELRNRYAADYRICCLSSADDALATLDRLAAAGDEVALVLAGEELDGRPGTALLAQVPRTFPQAERVLLVAWGRVGDPASGDAIFEAISRGRMDHYVVRPGGPPDEYFHQAVTSFLLRWAESGHRTPHAVHVVGESWSGRAYELRAVLERCALPHRFLLADSAEGRALLGGARLRFPLMVMPNGHVLEDPSDIDIARASGTAVAPDRDEYDLVVVGGGPAGLSASVYGASEGLRTLMIDSGGIGGQATTSSSIRNYLGFPRGVSGGELARRAYEQAWVFGTRFALMQQVTSLAREPDGVVVSLATGGVVVAGAVVLATGASYRRLDVPSLEALRGSGVVYGAAASEAPLVADEDVYVVGGANSAGQAVLHLARYARRATLVVRGTSLEAGMSHYLVQQIRATPNVAVRTGTEVVGGGGDCRLDHLVLRSRTTGEEETVAAAALFLMIGAQPHTEWLPPTVERDPDGFVLTGADLSARGLDALGRPPLALETSLAGVLAVGDVRHGSVKRVASAVGEGSIAIRLVHRLLAA
- a CDS encoding APC family permease codes for the protein MQKSDVPSPAPPDSEDTALRRAVSGKLLYVFVLGDVLGAGIYALVGEIAGEVGGAIWVPMLAALLLALLTAASYAELVTKYPRAGGSAVFAERAFGRPVVSFLVGFCMLAAGVTSAAGLALAFAGDYLSVFLDVPAVPAALVFLLVVALVNARGIKESVRANVVMTVIEVSGLLLVVVLGAIVLGRGDGDVSRVVEFPDGVSAGSAVLAAAVLAYYSFVGFETSANIAEEVRDVRRVYPRALFGALLTAGVVYVLVGLVASIVLPAGELSSSTGPLLTVVQATGIAVPDRLFSAIALIAVANGALLTMIMASRMVFGLAGQRLLPPALGAVLPGRRTPWVAIVLTTAVAMALTLVGDLGELANIVVLLLLLVFLSTNVSVLVLRRDRVEAEHFTAPVVLPVLAIASCLLLLWQQDGTTWLRAGLMLLVGVALYLLAQAPWWRGSEERAEVASTSAP
- a CDS encoding MMPL family transporter, whose product is MNAALDRLGRWCAHRHWAVLAVWVLVLAAVVLASRAWAGEFANDYSVPGSESAEGLAVLEEQFPQAGGYAGQIVFAASGDGAVADQQAAVSGAMTAVGALPDVLTATDPFAVPSSPLVSADGTVAYGPVSWSVVPGSLDEAYLDQLDDAVAPARAAGLEVEYGGGAGKIGHVTDDRDSEAIGLGIALVLLLVMFGSVVAALLPLVSAVASVLAGLSLVGLLAALWTFPDTAPTVATLLGLGVAVDYGLFLVARHRDQLDHGADVVTSAGRANATSGAAIVIAGSTVVVAILGLYVAGVPFVGAMGLAAAVVVAVAMLAALTLVPALLGLAGPRVLARRDRRARQAAVAADDDPATTAARLADLAARSDEAHERSAFARWGRRVSDRPLPWALLSTAVLVVLAIPVLSLQLGQVDAGTDPTTETDRRAYDLLAEGFGPGINGPLSVVVVVPDGTSPDDATTLLTNTATTLGQTPGVASVGAPNVDQAGDTAVLTVVPTTSPQDQATTELVQRLRSDVLPGVPADTFVVGTTAGYVDFTDKIAARMPWLILTVVALSFVLLTVAFRSVVIATKAAVLNLLSVGAAYGVVVAVFQWGWGSSWIGIEEDLPIPAFVPMLMFAIVFGLSMDYEVFLLSRVHEAWSATRDAHRSVAIGIGGTARVITTAAAVMVVVFSSFVLDPDPTVKMLAVGMAAAVLIDASVIRMVLVPAVMSLLGARAWWMPRWLERVVPDVDIEGSAHLARVADLVPAPRAGEEAVTPAEQRGPAG
- a CDS encoding NADPH-dependent F420 reductase; its protein translation is MTTIGLIGSGNIGSTVARLAVAAGYDVVVSNSRGPETLADLVAELGPRARAATAFDAAEAGDLVVVTVPLKNYREVPVEPLRGKVVIDTNNYYPDRDGRIAELDDESTTTSELLQAHLPESHVVKTFNSIYVDQLGTLHRPAGDPERSALPIAGDDAAAKATVAEFLDAIGYDSHDVGPLAEGWRFQRDTAAYVMIYAAPGPDAPNGPGRPVGRQALTEALAEAVRYRDM
- a CDS encoding uroporphyrinogen decarboxylase family protein produces the protein MALPLPPLPTTVVGSLPQPDWLIDRDRLGHQFPPRVRARELWRIPPEHLQEAQDDATLAAVRAQELAGLDIVGDGEIRRESYSNHFATRLEGLDLDSPGTVRNRSGMDIPVPRVTGEIRRPEPVQVEDVRFLRAHTDRAVKMTVPGPFTMTQQAQDDHYGDDRLLALAYADVVRAEIADLFAAGADIVQLDEPWLQARPEVARRYGVEVLTRALADAPGPVHVHVCFGYAAMVAERPEGYSVLPELADVPAAAISVETAQSHLDPATLRPLRGTGVALGVLDLSTPEVETPEVVADRVRRALDHVDVDRLVLSSDCGLKYLPRASAAGKMRSLAQAAAIVRAEL
- the ggh gene encoding glucosylglycerate hydrolase, with the translated sequence MTVSQPSAVEIGLMSGRAGYVLRANDRGAFTVASPTLYPHMWSWDAGFVALGIATVSVPRALAELRSLLSGQWATGMIPHILFHQPSDYFPGPDRWRTQVAAARPAGVLTSGICQPPIHVIALSRILHDARRRGGADQELAEDFVRETFDQWLAWHSYLATARDPYSYGLVEIHHGWESGMDDSPRWDAPYANVHPQPDMPPFVRADLAHVTDPSQRPTDAEYARYLWLLEQKVRSRYDDAVYRSTGDFVVGDVLVSALLAAASDLLADMGEELGIGQGAAGGVEQSRAIARRFRTGVLRSVDPATGLARDLDLRTGGWLDVESAAGFAPLLCGGDDALTRRQRDLLLGPRWCGHSRLRWPVVPSVSPASPAFRGEKYWRGPQWPVLNWLMAWALNRSGEQEAANQLRLAGLSQLVDCDFAEYYQPMTGETLGSRDQSWTAAIALDFLAARRPAQRRPVRWLTSELPRITPAQRAANAAGLHPGHVAGHRPPHTRGPATAPDGHLP